The following are encoded in a window of Methylocystis rosea genomic DNA:
- the gshB gene encoding glutathione synthase translates to MLEIAVQMDPLERINFAGDSTFGLMLEAKRRGHRLWFYTPDQLSLEGDRLTARARRIDVFDDPSRYYTLGEATDLELGAMDVVLLRQDPPFDLAYITSTHFLERLAPRTLVVNDPAHVRNAPEKIFVMEFADLMPPTLITRDRAAMERFRAKHGEIVMKPLYGHGGAAVFKVAPRDPNFGSLFDMFATTFREPWVVQRFLPEIVKGDKRILLIDGEALGAINRIPADDDIRSNLVRGGAPAASELNARERDICARLGPELKRRGLVFVGIDVIDGWLTEINVTSPTGLRALKRIGGPDLAPPLFDAIEARLGALRASGGSPELTL, encoded by the coding sequence ATGCTCGAGATCGCGGTCCAGATGGACCCTTTGGAACGCATTAATTTTGCTGGAGATTCGACCTTTGGGCTGATGCTGGAGGCGAAGCGCAGGGGCCATCGCCTGTGGTTCTACACGCCGGATCAACTGTCGCTCGAAGGCGACAGGCTGACGGCTCGGGCGCGCCGCATCGACGTTTTCGACGATCCTTCCCGCTATTACACGCTGGGCGAGGCCACCGACCTTGAACTCGGCGCCATGGACGTGGTGCTGCTGCGTCAGGACCCGCCCTTCGATCTCGCCTATATTACCTCCACGCATTTTCTGGAGCGGCTTGCGCCGAGGACGCTCGTCGTCAACGACCCCGCGCATGTGCGCAACGCGCCGGAAAAAATCTTCGTGATGGAGTTCGCCGATCTGATGCCGCCGACGCTGATCACGCGCGACCGCGCGGCGATGGAGCGCTTTCGCGCCAAGCATGGCGAGATCGTCATGAAGCCGCTCTACGGCCATGGCGGCGCGGCGGTGTTCAAGGTCGCGCCGCGCGATCCGAATTTCGGTTCGCTCTTTGACATGTTCGCGACGACTTTCCGCGAGCCATGGGTCGTGCAGCGGTTCCTGCCGGAGATCGTCAAGGGCGACAAGCGCATCCTTCTCATTGACGGCGAGGCGCTGGGCGCGATCAACCGCATTCCGGCCGATGACGACATCCGCTCGAACCTGGTGCGCGGCGGGGCGCCGGCGGCGTCCGAACTCAACGCGCGCGAAAGAGACATTTGCGCGAGGCTCGGGCCGGAGCTGAAACGGCGCGGACTGGTCTTCGTCGGCATCGACGTGATCGATGGCTGGCTCACCGAGATCAACGTGACCTCGCCGACGGGGCTGCGCGCGCTAAAACGCATCGGCGGACCGGATCTTGCGCCGCCGCTCTTCGACGCCATCGAGGCGCGTCTAGGCGCCCTGCGCGCATCGGGCGGATCGCCGGAATTGACTCTATGA
- a CDS encoding SufE family protein: MQIDEIIGNFELLDEWEDRYRYLIELGRTLEPLPKEAYTDANKVRGCASQVWLETTPTRDADGRTALAFRGDSDAHIVRGLVALVLALYSGRPAQEIVETDAAPLFKELGLAEHLTPQRANGLRSMVERIKREAKEAMAASPPFP; encoded by the coding sequence ATGCAGATCGACGAGATCATTGGCAATTTCGAGCTGCTCGATGAGTGGGAGGACCGCTACCGCTATCTCATCGAGCTTGGGCGCACGCTCGAGCCGCTGCCGAAAGAGGCCTATACGGACGCGAACAAGGTGCGCGGCTGCGCCAGCCAGGTGTGGCTCGAAACGACGCCGACGCGCGACGCCGACGGACGCACCGCGCTCGCCTTTCGCGGCGACAGCGACGCGCATATCGTGCGGGGCCTCGTCGCGCTCGTGCTGGCGCTCTATTCGGGGCGGCCGGCGCAGGAAATCGTCGAAACCGACGCGGCGCCGCTCTTTAAGGAGCTCGGCCTCGCCGAACATCTGACGCCGCAGCGCGCCAACGGCCTGCGGTCGATGGTCGAGCGCATCAAGAGGGAAGCCAAAGAGGCGATGGCGGCGTCACCACCCTTCCCTTGA
- a CDS encoding DUF262 domain-containing protein: protein MLADTISVQKLFQDRRQYRVPFFQRPYVWNKEDQWERLWADISEKADMRHDGDQPTPHFLGAAVLEPQKREGLIGVDTFHIIDGQQRLTTLQYFLAALAIVLRNEEQATLLSVVDGCLKNGNLDTMEQPDIEIFKVWPTFRDRAHFQLAMSALSFDELRERFPRSFTQSGGLKKVGVDHPPALEAIWYFAEQISQWTSKEPDTQKAARLRAISEAVFRDLQLVSIALGEQDDAQIIFETLNGHGAQLHATDLIRNFIFMRADRENAPAAQLFETLWSQFEGDFWTDEQRRGRLRKPRMEWFIQTALQSVLGEEVEVGRLYASYRRFAMGKGQSIKAAVQLKVLDGHANNYRQLVSGIGEDAIARFGRRMAVWDASTTHALALRIAASGLSDEAQKELYDDLTSYFVRRAVCDLPTKNYNKIFLNQLKKVSASELTPDSLHASLAGLEGDTSRWPRDEEFKKAWLTKKVYPGNLDAPRIKAVLSEIEAAMRPERSEEPLPSGLENLDIDHILPTSWFQYWPLSDGTKVESSEASGIGLSFMIDEPLTEKQLAIHRREEAKATMGNLTLLHYGVNRSLQNCEFVVKSDALFQVSNLHLNRSIVLLKEWDEAHINERGQALFNHAVSLWRGPRV from the coding sequence ATGCTCGCCGACACAATCTCCGTCCAGAAGCTTTTTCAAGATCGCAGGCAATATCGCGTTCCCTTTTTTCAGCGTCCGTATGTTTGGAACAAAGAGGATCAATGGGAGCGCTTGTGGGCCGACATTTCCGAAAAGGCAGATATGCGCCACGACGGCGATCAGCCGACACCTCATTTTTTGGGCGCTGCTGTTCTAGAGCCTCAGAAGCGCGAAGGCCTAATAGGCGTCGACACGTTCCACATCATTGACGGCCAGCAACGGCTCACCACTCTTCAATACTTCCTAGCCGCTCTTGCGATTGTTCTTCGCAATGAGGAACAAGCTACGCTTCTTTCGGTGGTCGACGGTTGCTTAAAAAACGGGAACCTTGACACGATGGAGCAGCCGGACATCGAAATTTTCAAGGTTTGGCCAACGTTTCGTGATCGCGCACACTTTCAACTCGCGATGAGTGCTCTTAGCTTCGACGAGTTAAGAGAACGGTTCCCCCGCAGCTTTACACAAAGCGGCGGACTAAAAAAAGTCGGCGTCGACCATCCACCTGCGCTCGAGGCAATTTGGTATTTTGCCGAACAAATTAGCCAGTGGACCTCCAAAGAACCTGACACGCAAAAAGCAGCACGGTTGAGGGCGATATCCGAGGCCGTTTTCCGTGATCTGCAATTAGTGTCTATTGCTCTCGGAGAGCAAGACGATGCTCAAATTATCTTTGAAACATTGAATGGGCATGGCGCTCAACTGCATGCAACTGACTTAATCCGAAATTTCATCTTCATGCGCGCGGATCGGGAAAATGCTCCGGCTGCGCAACTGTTCGAAACGCTGTGGAGCCAATTTGAAGGCGATTTTTGGACTGACGAGCAACGCCGCGGGCGCCTCAGAAAGCCGCGGATGGAATGGTTTATCCAAACAGCTCTTCAGTCCGTTCTAGGCGAAGAAGTAGAGGTCGGCAGGCTGTATGCCAGCTACCGTCGTTTCGCGATGGGCAAAGGACAATCGATAAAAGCCGCTGTGCAATTGAAGGTTTTAGACGGTCACGCCAACAATTATCGCCAATTAGTGTCGGGCATTGGAGAAGACGCTATCGCCAGATTTGGCAGGCGAATGGCCGTGTGGGATGCTTCAACTACACACGCCCTTGCATTGCGCATAGCAGCTTCGGGCTTATCGGACGAGGCGCAAAAAGAACTATACGATGATTTAACATCATATTTTGTGCGCCGTGCTGTCTGCGATTTGCCCACCAAAAATTACAATAAGATATTTTTGAATCAGCTCAAAAAGGTATCAGCTAGCGAGCTGACACCGGACTCCTTGCATGCCTCTCTTGCGGGCCTTGAAGGTGATACATCACGCTGGCCGAGAGACGAGGAATTCAAAAAGGCTTGGCTCACAAAAAAAGTCTACCCGGGCAACCTTGATGCACCGCGTATTAAGGCTGTGCTGTCTGAAATCGAGGCTGCTATGAGACCGGAGCGCTCGGAAGAGCCGCTCCCGAGTGGCTTAGAAAATCTCGATATCGATCACATCTTGCCGACGAGTTGGTTTCAATACTGGCCACTGTCAGACGGGACCAAAGTGGAATCGTCCGAGGCGAGCGGAATTGGGCTCTCGTTTATGATTGATGAGCCGCTAACGGAAAAGCAGCTCGCGATCCATCGGCGCGAAGAGGCAAAAGCGACAATGGGCAATCTCACTCTCTTGCATTATGGCGTTAACCGCAGCCTGCAAAACTGCGAGTTTGTTGTCAAAAGTGACGCGCTATTTCAAGTCTCCAACCTGCATCTGAATCGCTCGATCGTGCTTCTGAAAGAGTGGGACGAAGCGCACATCAACGAACGAGGGCAGGCTCTTTTTAATCATGCCGTCAGCTTATGGCGAGGGCCGCGTGTCTAA
- a CDS encoding [protein-PII] uridylyltransferase, which translates to MNEAAPLSVFAGLDPDKQFRGLREALAPSVAAICKGERGHARRTAIVELFRSVLAEGREIARVRLEARGSGLACARLISGLEDELIGAIYDYVVRYVYVVDNPTFAERLAIIAVGGYGRGTLAPGSDIDLLFLVPYKQTPWGESVIEAILYILWDLRQKVGHATRSVAECMCQARADMTIRTTLLEARFILGNAELFSEFRESFDREIARSDAREFVSAKLAERDARVMRAGASRYLVEPNVKEGKGGLRDLNTLFWIAKYVYRVREPKELVAAGLFTAAELSLFERCEEFLWRVRCHLHFATGRAEERLAFDVQTTIARRLGYHDRSGLSPVERFMKHYFLVAKEVGDLTAIVCAALEEKQAKPRAIFERFLQPFRRRRSRAPQGDFIVDHDRISIVDADVFKRDPVNIIRLFWMADHHGLPLHPDALRAVTLSLRLIDANLRANKEANRLFLEILLSRNMTEITLRRMNETGVLGRFIPDFGKVVAMMQFNMYHHYTVDEHLLRVVGGLSDLEAGRMPEHQQLVDEILPTIVNRKVLYLGLFLHDIAKGRKEDHSLAGMEVARSLCPRLGFTPGETESVAWLVEHHLTMSSFAQSRDLSDRVTIENFAAIVQTMERLKMLFVLTVCDINAVGPGVLDAWKAQLLRVLYWETEVVLGGGHSAVDRKSRVAAAKAELRAALPEWSDDEFDAYAKRHYPAYWLKVDVARKLRHAQLLREMNDASAPLATAVELDRTRGAVELTVVAPDNPRLLSIIAGGCAAGGANIVDAHIFTTADGLALDTIFFSRAFDFDEDEMRRAGRIAGLIARALRGEVVVSEELRARAKAHLPTDAFSVAPEVVVDNSLSNVYTVIEVSGLDREGLLFELTNAISRLNLNIASAHIVTFGERAVDAFYVTDLTGAKIASPQRQATIKRQLLDVFRGPGARGAKAPAAAAT; encoded by the coding sequence ATGAACGAAGCAGCGCCGCTCAGCGTTTTCGCCGGGCTTGATCCCGATAAGCAGTTCCGCGGACTGCGCGAGGCCCTCGCGCCATCGGTCGCCGCGATCTGCAAGGGTGAGCGCGGCCATGCGCGGCGCACGGCGATCGTCGAATTGTTTCGCTCGGTTTTGGCGGAAGGACGCGAGATCGCGCGCGTCCGGCTTGAGGCGCGCGGCTCGGGACTGGCGTGCGCGAGATTGATTTCAGGGCTCGAAGACGAGCTGATCGGCGCCATCTACGACTATGTCGTGCGCTATGTTTACGTCGTCGACAATCCGACGTTTGCCGAGCGTCTCGCCATTATCGCGGTTGGCGGCTATGGGCGCGGGACGCTCGCGCCGGGCTCCGACATCGATCTTCTGTTTCTCGTGCCGTACAAACAGACTCCGTGGGGCGAAAGCGTCATCGAGGCGATCCTTTATATTCTTTGGGATCTGCGTCAGAAGGTCGGCCATGCGACGCGCTCCGTCGCCGAATGCATGTGCCAGGCCCGCGCCGACATGACCATTCGAACCACGCTTCTCGAAGCGCGCTTCATTCTCGGCAACGCCGAGCTGTTCAGCGAGTTCCGCGAGAGCTTCGATCGCGAGATCGCCCGTTCGGATGCGCGCGAATTCGTCTCCGCCAAGCTCGCCGAACGCGACGCGCGGGTGATGCGCGCCGGCGCCTCGCGCTATCTCGTCGAGCCGAATGTGAAGGAAGGCAAAGGCGGCCTGCGCGATCTCAACACGCTGTTCTGGATCGCCAAATACGTCTATCGCGTCCGCGAGCCGAAGGAGCTCGTCGCCGCGGGCCTCTTCACCGCGGCGGAGCTCAGTCTGTTCGAGCGCTGCGAGGAGTTTTTGTGGCGCGTGCGCTGTCATCTGCATTTCGCGACGGGGCGCGCCGAGGAACGGCTCGCCTTCGACGTGCAGACGACGATCGCCAGGCGCCTCGGCTATCACGACCGGAGCGGCCTGTCGCCGGTCGAGCGCTTCATGAAGCACTATTTTCTCGTCGCGAAGGAAGTCGGCGATCTCACCGCGATCGTCTGCGCGGCGCTTGAAGAAAAGCAGGCGAAGCCGCGCGCCATCTTCGAGCGCTTTCTGCAGCCGTTTCGGCGCCGGCGCAGTCGCGCCCCGCAAGGCGACTTCATCGTCGATCATGACCGCATCAGCATTGTCGACGCGGATGTGTTCAAGCGCGACCCCGTCAACATCATCCGGCTTTTCTGGATGGCCGATCATCACGGCCTGCCGCTGCATCCCGACGCTTTGCGCGCGGTGACTCTGTCGCTGCGTCTGATCGACGCCAATCTGCGCGCGAACAAGGAAGCCAATCGGCTGTTTCTCGAAATCCTGCTCTCGCGCAACATGACTGAAATCACCCTGCGCCGGATGAATGAGACCGGCGTGCTTGGGCGTTTCATTCCGGATTTCGGCAAAGTTGTCGCGATGATGCAATTCAATATGTATCATCATTATACGGTCGACGAGCATCTGCTGCGCGTGGTTGGCGGACTGTCCGATCTCGAAGCCGGACGCATGCCGGAGCATCAGCAGCTTGTTGACGAAATCCTGCCGACGATCGTCAACCGCAAGGTGCTTTATCTCGGCCTCTTCCTGCACGACATCGCCAAGGGCCGAAAGGAGGATCACTCGCTCGCCGGCATGGAGGTGGCGCGCAGCCTGTGTCCGCGTCTGGGCTTCACCCCGGGCGAAACCGAATCCGTCGCCTGGCTCGTCGAGCATCATCTCACCATGTCGAGCTTCGCGCAGAGCCGCGATCTCTCCGACCGCGTCACCATCGAAAATTTCGCCGCTATCGTTCAAACGATGGAGCGGCTGAAGATGCTGTTCGTTCTCACCGTCTGCGACATCAACGCGGTCGGGCCCGGCGTGCTCGACGCCTGGAAGGCGCAGCTGCTGCGCGTGCTCTACTGGGAGACCGAGGTTGTGCTCGGCGGCGGCCATTCGGCGGTCGATCGCAAGAGTCGCGTCGCGGCCGCGAAAGCCGAGCTGCGCGCGGCGCTTCCCGAGTGGAGCGACGACGAGTTCGACGCCTACGCCAAGCGTCACTATCCGGCCTATTGGCTCAAGGTCGACGTCGCCCGCAAGCTGCGTCACGCGCAGCTGCTTCGCGAGATGAACGACGCATCGGCGCCGCTTGCAACCGCGGTCGAACTCGACAGGACGCGCGGCGCCGTCGAGCTGACCGTCGTCGCGCCGGACAACCCGCGTCTGCTGTCGATCATCGCCGGCGGCTGCGCGGCAGGCGGCGCCAATATCGTCGACGCGCATATTTTCACCACCGCGGATGGTCTCGCGCTCGACACGATCTTCTTCTCGCGCGCCTTTGATTTTGACGAAGACGAGATGCGCCGCGCCGGGCGAATCGCCGGCCTCATCGCCAGGGCGCTGCGCGGCGAGGTCGTCGTGTCCGAAGAGCTGCGGGCGCGCGCCAAAGCGCATCTGCCGACCGACGCCTTCTCGGTCGCGCCTGAGGTCGTCGTCGATAACAGCCTGTCGAACGTCTATACGGTCATCGAGGTCTCGGGACTAGACCGCGAGGGGCTGCTGTTCGAGCTCACCAACGCGATTTCGCGGCTCAATCTCAATATCGCCTCGGCGCATATCGTCACCTTTGGCGAGCGCGCCGTCGACGCCTTCTATGTCACGGATTTGACGGGAGCGAAGATCGCCTCACCCCAGCGGCAGGCGACAATCAAGCGCCAGCTCCTGGACGTGTTTCGCGGTCCCGGCGCGCGCGGGGCCAAAGCGCCCGCCGCCGCCGCGACTTGA
- the corA gene encoding magnesium/cobalt transporter CorA, which translates to MDERATATKPTEAGVVAAAVYHGGRKIADIEIGEAGEWTKREGYVVWIGLYEPSQELLERVGEQFALHHLAIEDAFKAHQFPKLEEYEDSVFIVARTAQIVDGRIAFGETHLFVGVGYVVSVRHGASSSYAHVRERCEARAERLSEGEDFIVYAILDFIVDNYFPVLDAISDQVEDIEDHVLATTMGKSEIEQLYTLRRDLLRLRNAATPLSDVCRRLERSDVVAIDREMRPHFRDVRDHLRRVQERIDTMRETLAFAFESSLMNAQIQQTDISRRLAAWAAILAVPTAIAGIYGMNFRHMPELDWKYGYYVVLGMTATICFYLYYRLRRAGWL; encoded by the coding sequence ATGGACGAGCGAGCGACCGCGACAAAGCCCACGGAAGCCGGGGTTGTCGCAGCGGCGGTCTATCACGGTGGACGCAAGATCGCCGATATTGAAATCGGCGAGGCCGGAGAGTGGACCAAACGCGAAGGCTATGTCGTCTGGATTGGACTCTACGAGCCGTCACAAGAGCTGCTGGAGCGCGTCGGCGAACAGTTCGCGTTGCATCATCTCGCGATCGAGGACGCGTTCAAGGCGCATCAGTTTCCCAAGCTCGAAGAATATGAAGACAGCGTTTTCATCGTCGCGCGCACCGCGCAGATTGTCGACGGCCGCATCGCCTTCGGCGAGACGCATCTTTTCGTCGGCGTCGGCTATGTCGTGAGCGTGCGCCATGGCGCGTCGAGTTCTTATGCGCATGTGCGCGAACGCTGCGAGGCGCGCGCGGAACGCCTGTCGGAGGGCGAGGATTTCATCGTCTACGCCATTCTCGATTTCATCGTCGACAATTACTTTCCGGTGCTCGACGCGATCAGTGATCAGGTCGAGGACATCGAGGATCATGTCCTCGCGACGACGATGGGCAAGAGCGAGATCGAACAGCTCTATACGCTGCGGCGCGACTTGCTGCGGCTGCGCAACGCCGCGACGCCGCTTTCGGACGTCTGTCGTCGCCTGGAGCGCAGCGACGTCGTCGCCATTGATCGCGAGATGCGGCCGCATTTTCGCGACGTTCGCGACCATCTGCGCCGCGTCCAGGAACGCATTGACACGATGCGTGAGACGCTCGCCTTCGCTTTCGAGTCGAGCCTGATGAACGCGCAGATCCAGCAGACCGACATTTCGCGCCGGCTCGCCGCCTGGGCCGCGATTCTGGCGGTGCCCACCGCCATCGCCGGCATTTACGGCATGAACTTCCGTCACATGCCCGAACTCGACTGGAAATATGGCTATTACGTTGTCCTGGGCATGACGGCGACGATCTGCTTCTATCTTTATTACCGGCTCCGTCGCGCTGGCTGGCTGTGA
- the grpE gene encoding nucleotide exchange factor GrpE — protein sequence MSDPTNADKKAESTENRGGAEPSSLSQPSAESDIAQPEPFTELENLYTENAGLKDKLLRALAEVENVRRRAEREIADAKTYGVANFAREMLSFADNLRRAIESVPEGARAEPAVASLLEGVDVMERDFLARLTRFGVRKIDAKGARFDPNQHEALFEIPDETQPAGTVAQVVEQGYMIGERVLRPAKVGVARGGSKPS from the coding sequence ATGAGCGATCCAACGAACGCAGACAAAAAGGCTGAGTCGACGGAGAATCGGGGAGGCGCTGAGCCTTCGTCCTTGTCGCAGCCGTCGGCCGAATCCGACATCGCGCAGCCGGAGCCGTTCACCGAGCTCGAAAATCTCTATACAGAAAACGCAGGGTTAAAGGACAAGCTTCTTCGTGCGCTGGCCGAAGTCGAGAATGTGCGCCGTCGCGCCGAGCGCGAGATCGCCGACGCCAAAACTTATGGCGTGGCGAATTTCGCGCGGGAGATGCTGTCATTCGCCGATAATCTGCGCCGCGCCATCGAGAGCGTGCCCGAGGGGGCGCGCGCCGAGCCGGCGGTCGCATCGCTGCTTGAGGGGGTCGACGTGATGGAGCGCGATTTTCTTGCGCGACTCACGCGCTTCGGCGTCAGGAAGATCGACGCAAAGGGCGCGCGCTTTGATCCCAATCAGCATGAAGCGCTGTTCGAAATTCCCGACGAGACGCAACCGGCGGGCACGGTGGCTCAGGTCGTTGAGCAAGGCTACATGATCGGCGAACGCGTGCTGCGCCCCGCAAAAGTCGGCGTGGCGCGCGGCGGATCAAAGCCGTCCTGA
- a CDS encoding LemA family protein has translation MSDFSRWRAAAAAIFLSLGLAGCGYNTIPTLEETAKAKWSDVQSQYQRRADLIPNLVETVKGYARQEKDVLTSVVEARAKATSVKIDAGSLTDPEKMKQFQEAQNQLTGALGRLIAVSEAYPDLKSNQNFLALQSQLEGTENRITVARRDYIDAVREFNTSLRTFPTLLWAKTFFAGTKPMAEFSAAGAAQSPPEVKF, from the coding sequence ATGAGCGACTTTTCCCGTTGGCGCGCCGCCGCCGCCGCGATTTTTCTGAGCCTGGGTCTTGCCGGCTGCGGCTACAATACGATTCCGACGCTCGAAGAAACCGCCAAGGCGAAATGGTCGGACGTGCAGTCGCAATATCAGCGCCGCGCCGATCTCATCCCCAATCTCGTCGAGACCGTGAAGGGCTACGCCAGGCAGGAGAAGGACGTGCTCACCTCCGTCGTGGAGGCTCGCGCCAAGGCGACGTCGGTCAAGATCGACGCGGGTTCGCTGACCGACCCTGAAAAAATGAAGCAGTTCCAAGAGGCGCAAAATCAGCTGACGGGCGCGCTCGGCCGGCTGATCGCGGTGAGCGAAGCCTATCCGGACTTAAAATCGAACCAGAACTTCCTCGCCCTGCAGTCGCAGCTCGAAGGCACCGAGAACCGCATCACTGTCGCGCGGCGCGACTACATCGACGCGGTGCGGGAATTCAACACGTCGCTGCGCACCTTTCCGACGCTCCTCTGGGCGAAGACGTTCTTCGCCGGCACGAAGCCGATGGCGGAATTCTCCGCCGCAGGCGCCGCGCAATCGCCGCCGGAAGTGAAGTTCTAA
- the cysE gene encoding serine O-acetyltransferase, translating to MSADAPTEELIAREAMWAHMRGEAEEALRLDPSLTPLMLGAILNRASLEEAVVHRIAARLGASAVDAETIADAFLQAVRDDAAIAMAFRADLAAYVERDPACGRMIEPLLYFKGFHAIQSARLAHALWRARRHDFAFYIQSRASDALAADIHPAARFGHGLFLDHGTGFVVGETAVVDDDVSILHGVTLGGTGKVAGDRHPKVRRGVMIGAGAKILGNIEIGACSRIAAGSVVLQSVPPNSIVAGVPAKVVGTESRMEPARDMDQILRGLAYDSFDYVI from the coding sequence ATGAGCGCCGACGCGCCGACAGAAGAGCTGATCGCGCGGGAGGCGATGTGGGCGCATATGCGCGGCGAAGCCGAGGAGGCGCTGCGTCTCGACCCGTCGCTGACGCCGCTGATGCTCGGCGCGATCCTCAATCGCGCGTCGCTCGAAGAGGCGGTGGTCCATCGCATCGCCGCGAGACTCGGCGCGTCAGCCGTGGACGCCGAGACGATCGCCGACGCCTTCCTGCAGGCGGTGCGCGACGACGCGGCGATCGCTATGGCCTTCCGCGCCGATCTCGCCGCCTATGTCGAGCGCGATCCGGCCTGCGGGCGGATGATCGAACCGCTGCTCTATTTCAAGGGCTTTCACGCCATCCAGTCGGCGCGGCTGGCGCATGCGCTGTGGCGCGCGCGGCGCCACGACTTCGCTTTCTATATCCAGAGCCGCGCCTCTGATGCGCTGGCGGCGGACATTCATCCGGCCGCGCGTTTCGGCCATGGGCTGTTCCTCGATCACGGAACCGGTTTCGTCGTCGGCGAGACGGCGGTCGTCGACGATGACGTTTCGATCCTTCACGGCGTGACGCTGGGCGGCACGGGCAAGGTCGCGGGCGACCGTCATCCGAAGGTCAGGCGCGGCGTGATGATCGGCGCGGGCGCCAAAATTCTCGGCAATATCGAGATCGGCGCCTGTTCGCGGATCGCGGCGGGCTCGGTGGTGCTGCAGTCGGTTCCGCCGAATTCCATCGTCGCCGGCGTTCCGGCGAAGGTGGTCGGGACCGAATCGCGTATGGAGCCGGCGCGCGACATGGACCAGATCCTACGCGGCCTCGCCTATGATTCTTTCGATTACGTCATCTGA
- a CDS encoding DUF6456 domain-containing protein, with amino-acid sequence MKKGAGTPSRDETGRVMRRLLQALAEPGARGALSALEPSTLVVLAARKGVTVARARFAAAAGDAALAEGLVRWEQEGGERRLALTDAGRAHLRRLSAPDVDQAEPFRAQHASYALRQLEKAARPTLVNDAESPLAWLARRKDREGRTFLDAAQLEAGERFRRDIEQAQLLQRVTANWEASINAARRGADAGAVSEVAIDARRRLARAFDAVGPELAGLLTDVCGYLKGMEIVESERGWPPRSAKVVLRIALDRLARHYGLAVEARGRDRAESLLHWDAEDYRPRV; translated from the coding sequence ATGAAGAAAGGCGCGGGAACCCCCTCCAGGGACGAAACCGGCCGCGTCATGCGTCGGCTGCTGCAGGCGCTTGCCGAGCCGGGGGCGCGCGGCGCGCTCAGCGCGCTCGAGCCCTCGACGCTCGTCGTGCTCGCCGCGCGTAAAGGCGTCACCGTGGCGCGCGCGCGATTTGCGGCGGCTGCCGGCGACGCCGCGCTCGCCGAAGGGCTCGTGCGATGGGAGCAGGAAGGCGGCGAGCGTCGGCTGGCGCTCACCGACGCCGGCCGCGCGCATCTGCGCCGATTGTCCGCGCCCGACGTCGATCAGGCGGAGCCGTTTCGCGCCCAGCACGCATCCTATGCGCTGCGCCAGCTCGAAAAGGCCGCGCGTCCGACGCTCGTCAATGACGCGGAAAGCCCGCTCGCCTGGCTCGCGCGGCGAAAGGACCGCGAGGGACGAACCTTTCTCGACGCCGCGCAGCTCGAAGCCGGCGAGCGTTTCCGCCGCGACATCGAGCAGGCGCAGCTCCTGCAGCGCGTGACCGCGAATTGGGAGGCGTCGATCAACGCCGCCCGCCGCGGCGCCGACGCGGGCGCCGTCTCCGAGGTCGCGATCGACGCGCGCCGACGGCTAGCGCGCGCCTTCGATGCGGTGGGGCCGGAACTGGCGGGCCTGTTGACCGACGTCTGCGGCTATCTCAAGGGCATGGAGATCGTCGAAAGCGAACGCGGCTGGCCGCCCCGCTCGGCGAAAGTCGTGCTGAGAATCGCGCTTGATCGATTGGCGCGCCATTACGGGCTGGCGGTCGAAGCGCGCGGCCGCGACCGCGCCGAGTCGCTGCTGCATTGGGACGCGGAGGACTATCGGCCGAGGGTGTGA